A region of Myxococcus stipitatus DSM 14675 DNA encodes the following proteins:
- the hpf gene encoding ribosome hibernation-promoting factor, HPF/YfiA family: protein MKVLMRGVHLTLTGPLREYLQEHLVRHVERYADDEAAEVDIALVDINGPKGGVDKECRVTVRMPNFAPVHITEKAETLFHAIDAARDRLERSLRRAVERRRDVHTAGLPDDVAANVPNY from the coding sequence ATGAAGGTGTTGATGCGGGGCGTGCATCTGACGCTGACGGGGCCACTGAGGGAGTACCTGCAGGAGCATCTGGTGCGCCACGTCGAGCGCTACGCCGATGACGAAGCGGCGGAGGTCGACATCGCGCTGGTGGACATCAACGGCCCCAAGGGAGGGGTGGACAAGGAGTGCCGGGTGACGGTGCGGATGCCGAACTTCGCGCCGGTCCACATCACGGAGAAGGCGGAGACCCTGTTCCACGCCATCGACGCGGCGCGTGACCGGCTGGAGCGCAGTCTGAGGCGGGCCGTGGAGCGGCGCCGGGACGTCCACACCGCCGGTCTGCCCGACGACGTCGCGGCCAACGTGCCCAACTATTAG
- a CDS encoding response regulator encodes MGAERIKVLLVEDDGDSRELLAELLEFEFDVVTATDGLAGLRAFESARPDVVVTDESLPGLCGTELAQRVKAHSPRTKVILVSGYSEVSGAGHCDLVLRKPIDVEQLSRAVGRLGDEARQWAGDDARQ; translated from the coding sequence ATGGGTGCCGAGCGAATCAAGGTCCTCCTCGTGGAGGACGACGGGGACAGCCGGGAGCTCCTGGCGGAGCTGCTGGAGTTCGAGTTCGACGTGGTCACCGCCACCGACGGGCTCGCGGGCCTCCGGGCCTTCGAGAGCGCGCGGCCGGACGTGGTGGTGACGGACGAGTCGCTGCCGGGACTGTGTGGCACCGAGCTGGCCCAGCGGGTGAAGGCCCACTCGCCCCGCACGAAGGTCATCCTGGTGTCCGGTTACTCGGAGGTGAGCGGCGCGGGGCACTGCGACCTGGTGCTGCGCAAGCCCATCGACGTGGAGCAGCTGAGCCGCGCCGTGGGCAGGCTGGGAGACGAGGCCCGCCAGTGGGCAGGGGACGACGCTCGGCAGTGA